The proteins below come from a single Campylobacter sp. CCUG 57310 genomic window:
- a CDS encoding TlyA family RNA methyltransferase — MRFDIFAAQKLNISRNKASELIKSGKILLNNKTQTKPNSQVSDEDSINLLEEVYVGRGALKLKSFLEHYKLDLKGKTALDIGSSTGGFVQILLKEGASRVTALDVGNSQLDESLKNDIRVEVKEDTDIREFAREAKFEDENMKFDVVTCDVSFISVVQILPDILKVAKKDIIILFKPQFEVGREAKRNKKGVVTDAKALSGARAKFELAAANLGLVLRECRQCEVRGKEGNAEFFYAFNKG, encoded by the coding sequence ATGAGATTTGATATATTTGCGGCGCAAAAGCTAAATATCAGCAGAAATAAAGCTAGCGAGCTCATAAAATCGGGTAAAATTTTATTAAATAACAAGACTCAAACCAAGCCAAATTCGCAAGTTAGCGACGAGGATAGTATAAATTTGCTTGAAGAGGTTTACGTCGGACGAGGTGCACTTAAGCTAAAGAGCTTTTTAGAGCATTATAAGCTTGATTTAAAAGGCAAAACCGCTCTTGATATCGGCAGCAGTACAGGCGGATTCGTACAAATTTTGCTTAAAGAGGGCGCAAGTAGAGTAACCGCGCTTGACGTGGGCAATAGCCAGCTTGACGAGAGCTTAAAAAACGATATCAGGGTTGAGGTGAAAGAAGATACCGACATAAGAGAGTTTGCCCGTGAGGCAAAATTTGAAGATGAAAATATGAAATTTGACGTAGTAACCTGCGATGTGAGCTTCATCTCGGTAGTGCAAATTTTGCCCGATATTTTAAAGGTCGCCAAAAAGGATATAATAATACTCTTTAAGCCCCAGTTTGAGGTGGGGCGTGAAGCTAAGCGCAATAAAAAAGGAGTCGTAACCGATGCCAAGGCTTTATCGGGAGCAAGAGCGAAATTTGAGCTTGCGGCTGCAAATTTGGGCTTGGTATTACGGGAGTGTCGGCAGTGCGAAGTAAGAGGAAAGGAAGGAAATGCCGAATTTTTCTACGCTTTTAACAAAGGATAA
- the ligA gene encoding NAD-dependent DNA ligase LigA, whose amino-acid sequence MDKKEYLKSVDLLNLWAKAYYEDDSPLATDEEYDELYHRVLEFERANPAEISMFSPTKRVGGEVSEGFIKADHIERMWSMEDIFDEAELVAWLNRGDKLGQKFVIQPKFDGASLNLLYENGELKRAITRGNGITGEDVTTNAKVIKNIPTTIAYSGEIEIRGEVVISKSDFDDINLARMQRGETQLANPRNAASGSLRQLDSKITASRRLQFRPWGYGAQNLGLKNYSEIMEFIYSLGFDREEFFKICSTLEEVKTAYNELLNLREDKPFMMDGMVVRVDSVAFSNELGYTEKFPKFMVAYKFPAIEKTTRLVDVALQVGRSGVVTPVGVLDEVNIDGVKVKSATLHNFDEIKRLGVMKGDFISIIRSGDVIPKITGVFKERRSGSETPIERPHNCPVCGTMLLDEGVFIKCQNLECKARVINSLIHYASKRCLNIDGLGEAIVNQLFEAGFVNKIADIYRLGANELSSLEGFKDKKISNLLNAINVARTPNLHSFITGLGIEHIGEVAAKKIARQFGDKWLELSYEELMSIDGFGDAMAESYVEFMQVNRSNLTELLSFVTPKFEKFEVKQSDISGKTFVITGTLSKGRDEFKAILEAHGAKVSGSVSKKTDFVLAGSEAGSKLDKARELGVRVISEEELVEMF is encoded by the coding sequence ATGGATAAAAAAGAGTATCTAAAAAGCGTTGATCTGCTAAATTTGTGGGCGAAGGCATATTATGAAGATGACTCTCCGCTTGCAACCGATGAGGAGTATGACGAGCTTTATCACAGAGTGCTTGAGTTTGAGCGCGCAAATCCTGCTGAAATTTCGATGTTTTCGCCGACTAAGCGAGTTGGTGGCGAGGTAAGCGAGGGCTTTATAAAGGCTGATCACATCGAGCGTATGTGGAGCATGGAGGATATATTTGACGAGGCTGAGCTGGTAGCTTGGCTAAATCGTGGCGATAAGCTCGGGCAAAAATTTGTTATCCAGCCTAAATTTGACGGAGCTAGTCTTAATCTTCTTTACGAAAATGGCGAGCTAAAACGCGCCATAACTCGCGGTAACGGCATAACGGGCGAAGATGTAACGACAAATGCAAAAGTAATTAAAAACATCCCGACAACTATCGCTTATAGCGGCGAGATCGAAATTCGTGGTGAGGTCGTCATCTCAAAGAGTGATTTTGACGATATAAATTTAGCACGCATGCAAAGAGGCGAAACCCAGCTTGCAAACCCTAGAAACGCAGCCTCTGGAAGCTTAAGACAGCTTGATAGCAAGATAACTGCAAGCAGGCGGCTTCAGTTTCGTCCGTGGGGTTATGGGGCGCAAAATTTAGGGCTTAAAAACTACTCTGAGATCATGGAATTTATCTACTCGCTTGGCTTTGACCGCGAGGAGTTTTTTAAAATTTGCTCTACGCTTGAAGAGGTAAAAACAGCTTACAACGAACTTTTAAATTTGCGCGAAGATAAGCCATTTATGATGGATGGAATGGTCGTAAGAGTTGATAGCGTAGCGTTTTCAAACGAGCTTGGATACACCGAAAAATTCCCGAAATTTATGGTTGCTTATAAATTTCCTGCGATTGAAAAGACGACAAGGCTTGTTGATGTGGCGCTTCAGGTGGGAAGAAGCGGTGTCGTAACTCCCGTAGGCGTGCTTGATGAGGTAAATATCGACGGCGTTAAGGTTAAATCAGCTACTCTTCATAACTTCGATGAGATTAAGCGCCTTGGCGTTATGAAAGGCGATTTTATAAGCATAATCCGCTCAGGCGATGTGATACCCAAGATAACGGGAGTCTTTAAAGAGCGCAGAAGCGGCTCTGAAACGCCGATAGAGCGTCCGCACAACTGCCCGGTTTGCGGTACTATGCTGCTTGATGAAGGGGTTTTTATCAAGTGCCAAAATTTAGAGTGCAAGGCACGCGTCATAAACTCACTCATCCACTACGCTTCAAAGCGATGTCTAAATATCGACGGGCTTGGCGAAGCTATCGTAAATCAGCTTTTTGAAGCGGGTTTTGTAAATAAAATAGCCGATATATACAGGCTTGGTGCAAATGAATTATCAAGTCTTGAGGGCTTTAAGGATAAGAAAATTTCAAATTTGCTAAATGCTATCAATGTGGCGCGCACTCCGAATCTGCATAGCTTCATAACAGGGCTTGGAATAGAACATATCGGAGAAGTTGCGGCTAAGAAGATAGCAAGACAGTTTGGCGACAAGTGGCTAGAACTTAGCTATGAGGAGCTTATGAGCATTGACGGTTTTGGTGATGCGATGGCTGAGAGCTATGTGGAGTTTATGCAGGTAAATAGATCAAATTTAACAGAACTTTTAAGCTTTGTAACTCCGAAATTTGAGAAATTTGAAGTTAAGCAAAGCGATATAAGCGGTAAAACATTTGTGATAACAGGCACGCTTAGTAAGGGCAGAGATGAATTTAAGGCTATTTTAGAAGCTCACGGCGCTAAGGTTTCAGGCTCGGTTTCCAAAAAGACAGATTTTGTTTTAGCAGGAAGCGAAGCCGGAAGTAAGCTTGATAAGGCGCGCGAACTTGGCGTTAGGGTTATAAGCGAAGAAGAGCTTGTGGAGATGTTTTGA
- the folP gene encoding dihydropteroate synthase: MKIFKINQETNFDEICKFISPSKEGQAIMKKKANLNFFLLKDIRSPAANILKQDALSIGAELVTHKNTILNGENSTALLIATDTQIKELAKKEAAQDFGLKNLAKFLKSSFKKPARAEIMGVVNVNEDSFNEQSRVDTKSGIKKIEEMIEDGAEYIDVGAVSSRPGSKYVGAKVEFERLKDIVAEIYRLNLHEKAKFSLDSFDEYCLEYALNHGFKMINDITADTNLASLAVKYGVQYCLMHMQNSPENMQDSPYYDDLLGEIDSFFADKITKVRELGCEDIVLDVGIGFGKTPQDNLLLIKHLEHFLHFGLPLLVGASRKSVINFYSPSEVSKRLPGSLYLHQKAFENGASIIRTHDVSEHVQMFKMDEAMRNLSLWSQNG, encoded by the coding sequence GTGAAAATTTTTAAGATAAATCAAGAGACAAATTTTGATGAAATTTGCAAATTTATAAGCCCCAGCAAAGAAGGCCAGGCGATAATGAAAAAAAAGGCGAATCTAAATTTTTTCCTTTTAAAAGATATCCGCTCACCTGCTGCAAACATACTAAAACAAGACGCGCTTAGCATAGGAGCCGAGCTTGTCACTCACAAAAATACGATTTTAAACGGCGAGAACTCAACCGCGCTTTTAATCGCAACCGATACACAGATAAAAGAGCTTGCAAAAAAAGAGGCTGCGCAGGATTTTGGACTTAAAAATTTGGCTAAATTTTTAAAATCAAGCTTTAAAAAGCCAGCCAGGGCTGAAATTATGGGCGTTGTAAATGTAAATGAAGATAGCTTTAACGAGCAAAGCAGAGTAGATACAAAAAGCGGCATAAAAAAGATAGAAGAGATGATAGAAGATGGTGCTGAGTATATCGATGTGGGCGCGGTTAGCTCGCGTCCGGGCAGCAAATACGTAGGCGCTAAAGTCGAGTTTGAGCGACTTAAGGATATTGTGGCTGAAATTTACCGCCTAAATTTGCATGAAAAGGCGAAATTTAGCCTTGATAGCTTTGATGAATACTGCCTTGAATACGCGTTAAATCACGGCTTTAAGATGATAAATGATATCACGGCAGATACAAATTTAGCTAGCCTTGCCGTTAAGTACGGCGTACAGTACTGCCTCATGCATATGCAAAACAGTCCTGAAAATATGCAAGACAGTCCGTATTATGATGATCTACTCGGCGAGATAGATAGCTTTTTTGCGGATAAAATCACTAAAGTGCGCGAGCTGGGATGCGAAGATATCGTGCTTGATGTCGGTATCGGCTTTGGAAAAACGCCGCAAGATAATTTGCTTTTGATAAAGCATTTGGAGCATTTTTTGCACTTTGGCTTGCCTCTTTTGGTCGGTGCAAGTAGAAAGTCCGTCATAAATTTTTATAGTCCAAGCGAGGTTAGCAAGCGACTTCCGGGAAGCCTTTATCTACATCAAAAAGCCTTTGAAAACGGCGCAAGCATAATCAGAACACACGATGTGAGCGAACATGTGCAGATGTTTAAGATGGATGAAGCGATGAGAAATTTAAGCCTTTGGAGCCAAAATGGATAA
- the cmoA gene encoding carboxy-S-adenosyl-L-methionine synthase CmoA — MRDEIFKEPIKKQFEFDAAVASVFDDMINRSVPHYDIAQSLIVEFLVKTLKKEAFVLDLGCSTASTLLRLYETRNDLNLRGIDNAAAMLENANAKIRAYGANINLELADILECDLGVQDAVLMNYTLQFIRPIKRQEFVGKIYESLNENGIFVFSEKMIFEDKTLSKNIIEIYENYKLNQGYSKFEIAQKREALENVLIPYTEAENRELALNAGFKSVECLFRWANFATFIAFK, encoded by the coding sequence ATGAGAGATGAAATTTTTAAAGAGCCGATAAAAAAGCAGTTTGAATTTGACGCTGCGGTCGCTAGCGTGTTTGACGATATGATAAACCGCTCGGTTCCGCACTATGATATAGCCCAAAGCCTCATTGTCGAATTTCTTGTAAAAACATTAAAAAAAGAAGCTTTCGTGCTTGATCTTGGTTGCTCTACGGCTTCTACTTTGCTAAGGCTTTATGAGACGAGAAATGATCTGAATTTGCGCGGTATAGATAACGCAGCCGCCATGCTTGAAAATGCAAACGCCAAGATAAGAGCTTATGGCGCAAATATAAATCTTGAGCTTGCCGATATCTTGGAGTGCGATTTAGGTGTGCAAGATGCGGTGCTTATGAACTATACTTTGCAGTTTATCCGCCCTATAAAAAGACAGGAATTCGTAGGCAAAATTTATGAGAGCCTAAATGAAAACGGAATTTTCGTCTTTAGCGAAAAGATGATATTTGAAGATAAGACATTAAGTAAAAATATCATCGAAATTTACGAAAACTACAAGCTAAATCAAGGGTATTCTAAATTTGAAATCGCTCAAAAGCGAGAAGCTCTTGAAAACGTGCTGATACCATATACTGAAGCCGAAAACAGAGAGCTTGCTTTAAATGCGGGATTTAAGAGCGTGGAGTGCTTGTTTAGGTGGGCAAATTTCGCCACATTTATAGCTTTTAAGTAG
- a CDS encoding bifunctional riboflavin kinase/FAD synthetase produces MPNFSTLLTKDNITAVAIGHFDGVHRGHRELLNRLGEFGGLVVIDKNKANITPKLKRAEYSRYPCFLYDFNAIKGLSGDEFIALLKRDFKNLKKIVVGFDFRFGRNRAWDKYDLRRIFDGEVDIVEEVCFEGMGVHSSAIREFIKQGQIYEANLLIGREYSIEGDVIKGQGIGQKELVPTLNLDVKNYLLPIEGVYATRTRIGYKTYGSVTFIGNRLSTDGKFSVETHVINENISNASHVAVCFIKRLRGNMKFADLSSLKAQIKFDISEASKFVGTCDLYIDDKMIRGGVAQR; encoded by the coding sequence ATGCCGAATTTTTCTACGCTTTTAACAAAGGATAATATCACCGCCGTTGCTATCGGGCATTTTGACGGGGTGCATCGCGGGCACAGGGAGCTTTTAAATCGCTTAGGCGAATTTGGCGGACTTGTCGTCATCGATAAAAACAAGGCAAACATCACTCCAAAGCTTAAGCGCGCCGAATACTCGAGATATCCGTGTTTTTTGTATGATTTTAACGCTATAAAAGGGCTTAGCGGAGATGAATTTATAGCTCTTTTGAAAAGAGATTTTAAAAATTTAAAAAAGATAGTTGTGGGATTTGATTTTAGATTTGGTCGAAACAGGGCGTGGGATAAGTATGATTTAAGGCGAATTTTTGACGGCGAAGTCGATATCGTAGAGGAAGTTTGCTTTGAAGGTATGGGCGTGCATAGCTCTGCGATTCGAGAGTTTATAAAACAGGGGCAAATTTACGAGGCAAATCTCTTGATAGGGCGTGAATACTCAATCGAAGGCGATGTGATCAAAGGTCAAGGAATAGGGCAAAAAGAGCTTGTGCCGACTTTAAATTTGGACGTGAAAAACTATCTTTTGCCTATCGAGGGCGTTTATGCAACCAGAACCAGAATAGGCTATAAGACTTACGGTTCGGTAACTTTTATCGGAAATCGCTTAAGCACGGACGGCAAATTTAGCGTAGAAACTCACGTCATAAACGAAAATATATCAAACGCAAGCCACGTGGCGGTATGCTTTATAAAGCGACTTCGCGGAAATATGAAATTTGCCGATTTAAGCAGTTTAAAAGCGCAGATTAAATTCGATATAAGCGAGGCTTCTAAATTTGTAGGAACCTGTGATCTGTATATAGACGACAAGATGATAAGAGGGGGCGTGGCGCAAAGATGA
- the hemW gene encoding radical SAM family heme chaperone HemW → MLLYIHIPFCESKCPYCAFGSVTGKQNLVSDYFHSMIVDLRTQITKFNVGHGEIESVFIGGGTPSAVSAEFYESLFKEFAPFLTSNCEITIEANPNSADLTWLKFMRSLGVNRMSFGAQSFFEDKLKFLGRSHDSKQVYKAVQNAKIAGFKNINVDLIYGTKFDTKKRLLTEAQNIKNLDISHVSAYSLTLEKNTPFYKKTSYQKDSPRLAKFLINELENIGLKQYEISNFGQICRHNLGYWQGKNYLAVGAYAVGFMNNVRFYGSANLSQYIKNPISKQTEFLSKDELQTERIFLGARSIVGIDALDLTPLQLQKAEILRKARKLNFKNGRYQVKNFLLADEISLFIIG, encoded by the coding sequence ATGCTTTTATACATACACATTCCATTTTGTGAAAGTAAATGCCCTTACTGCGCATTTGGTTCCGTTACGGGCAAACAAAACCTAGTAAGCGATTATTTTCATTCGATGATAGTTGATTTGCGCACGCAAATTACAAAATTTAACGTTGGTCACGGCGAGATCGAAAGCGTTTTTATAGGCGGAGGCACTCCAAGTGCCGTTAGTGCCGAATTTTATGAGTCGTTATTTAAAGAATTCGCTCCGTTTTTAACTTCAAACTGCGAGATAACCATCGAAGCCAATCCAAATTCCGCAGATTTAACATGGCTTAAATTTATGCGCTCACTTGGCGTAAATCGCATGAGTTTCGGAGCTCAAAGCTTCTTTGAAGACAAGCTTAAATTTCTTGGTCGCAGCCACGATTCTAAGCAGGTTTATAAAGCCGTCCAAAATGCTAAAATCGCGGGCTTTAAAAATATCAATGTAGATCTTATTTACGGTACAAAATTTGACACTAAAAAACGCCTATTAACGGAAGCTCAAAATATCAAAAATTTAGATATTTCGCATGTTAGCGCGTATTCTTTAACGCTTGAAAAAAATACTCCGTTTTATAAAAAGACAAGCTATCAAAAAGACAGCCCAAGACTTGCTAAATTCTTAATAAACGAGCTTGAAAACATAGGTTTAAAACAATACGAAATATCAAATTTCGGTCAAATTTGCAGACACAATCTTGGCTACTGGCAAGGCAAAAACTATCTTGCCGTAGGAGCTTATGCGGTTGGATTTATGAACAATGTTAGATTTTACGGAAGTGCAAATTTAAGCCAATATATCAAAAATCCTATTAGCAAACAGACCGAATTTTTAAGCAAAGACGAGTTGCAAACGGAACGAATTTTTCTTGGAGCAAGAAGCATAGTCGGTATAGACGCTCTTGATCTAACACCGCTTCAACTACAAAAAGCTGAAATTTTACGCAAGGCAAGAAAGCTTAACTTCAAAAACGGGCGATATCAGGTTAAAAATTTCTTGTTGGCCGATGAAATTTCTTTGTTTATAATCGGTTAA
- a CDS encoding DNA polymerase III subunit delta', with the protein MHSKIVITSDFEALKEELLRLYDPNFLRFFISEDFLLENAKEVIVEAYIAENSEKLLVVMAKNFRIEAQNSLLKIIEEPPRNIKFIIACESKNMLLQTIRSRLITENRLIKKERIKSGLNFTRLELKEIYRFIDEQIELERADKLGKNELKELISSIALEASEAGVKFSQDELSYFYKAVKLAELNTKSHALLTPILLMIYEKGRR; encoded by the coding sequence ATGCATAGCAAGATCGTTATCACGAGTGATTTTGAAGCTTTAAAAGAGGAGCTTTTAAGGCTTTATGATCCAAATTTTTTAAGGTTTTTTATAAGTGAAGATTTCTTGCTTGAAAATGCAAAAGAGGTCATAGTCGAGGCTTATATCGCAGAAAATAGCGAAAAACTGCTTGTTGTTATGGCTAAAAATTTTCGCATAGAAGCGCAAAATTCACTCCTTAAGATCATAGAAGAGCCTCCTAGAAATATCAAATTTATAATCGCTTGCGAATCTAAAAACATGCTGCTTCAAACGATTCGCTCACGTCTAATCACTGAAAACAGGCTTATAAAAAAAGAACGCATAAAAAGCGGGTTAAATTTCACTCGTCTTGAGTTAAAAGAAATTTATCGCTTCATAGATGAACAAATCGAACTTGAAAGAGCCGATAAGCTCGGTAAAAACGAGCTAAAGGAGCTGATTTCCTCAATTGCCCTAGAGGCTAGCGAAGCGGGAGTTAAATTTAGCCAAGATGAGTTAAGCTACTTTTACAAGGCGGTTAAGCTTGCCGAGCTAAATACGAAATCACACGCGCTCTTAACGCCGATTTTGCTAATGATATATGAAAAGGGCCGAAGGTGA
- a CDS encoding RNA pyrophosphohydrolase, whose translation MQKSYRSNVAAVVLAATYPFDCRVFIAQRCDLQGVWQFPQGGIDEGENPKEALLRELKEEIGTNEVEILCEYPEWLSYDFPPNVLKAKRYPYDGQTQKYFLVKLKAGAKIDIKTKIPEFNQYKFVHAKEALNDINHFKKPIYSKVMGYFKEKGFI comes from the coding sequence ATGCAAAAAAGCTACAGATCAAATGTCGCCGCCGTTGTTTTGGCTGCTACATATCCTTTTGATTGTAGGGTTTTTATAGCTCAAAGATGTGATTTGCAAGGTGTTTGGCAGTTTCCTCAAGGAGGAATCGACGAGGGGGAAAATCCTAAAGAGGCTCTTTTAAGAGAGCTTAAAGAAGAAATAGGCACAAATGAGGTTGAAATTTTGTGCGAGTATCCAGAGTGGCTTAGTTACGACTTCCCGCCAAATGTCTTAAAAGCCAAGAGATACCCTTATGACGGACAAACTCAAAAATACTTTTTAGTAAAGCTAAAAGCCGGTGCTAAAATAGATATCAAAACCAAAATTCCGGAATTTAATCAGTATAAATTCGTCCATGCCAAAGAGGCTTTAAACGATATAAACCATTTTAAAAAGCCGATTTATAGCAAGGTAATGGGATATTTTAAAGAGAAAGGATTTATCTAA
- a CDS encoding aspartate kinase: MLIVQKYGGTSVGTLERIESVAKRVIETKKSGADVIVVVSAMSGVTNQLIEYAEHFTKHPDDIAMDMLLSSGERVTCALLTIAINNMGYKAVGLTGRQAGIITDEVHTKARIEMIDTSRMKEEIKEGKIIVVAGFQGIDKNGNVTTLGRGGSDLSAVAIAGALDADLCEIYTDVDGVYTTDPRIESRAKKLDKISYDEMLELASLGAKVLQNRSVELAKKLNVNLVTRSSFNNNEGTLITKEENMEAVLVSGIALDKNQARVTLRGVVDKPGIAAEIFSALAEKNINVDMIIQNVGQDGTTNLGFTVPQNELEVAKECVDKLAAAKHVEYSENIVKVSVVGVGMKSHSGVASLAFRTLADEGINIQMISTSEIKISVIVDQKYGELAVRALHQAYKLDK; encoded by the coding sequence ATGCTAATCGTTCAAAAATACGGAGGCACGAGTGTAGGAACGCTTGAAAGGATAGAATCGGTCGCCAAAAGAGTGATAGAGACTAAAAAAAGCGGTGCTGATGTCATAGTCGTAGTTTCGGCAATGAGTGGCGTAACAAATCAACTAATCGAATACGCAGAGCACTTCACCAAGCATCCTGACGATATAGCTATGGATATGCTTTTAAGCTCAGGCGAGCGCGTTACCTGCGCACTTCTTACGATAGCTATTAATAATATGGGCTATAAGGCGGTCGGCTTAACGGGCAGGCAAGCTGGCATCATTACCGATGAAGTGCATACTAAAGCACGAATCGAAATGATAGACACAAGCCGCATGAAAGAGGAGATAAAAGAGGGCAAGATAATAGTAGTAGCGGGCTTTCAAGGCATAGATAAAAACGGAAATGTAACCACGCTGGGACGTGGCGGAAGCGATCTAAGCGCAGTTGCCATAGCAGGAGCTTTGGATGCCGATCTGTGTGAAATTTACACTGATGTGGATGGAGTTTATACTACCGATCCTAGGATAGAAAGTAGAGCCAAAAAGCTTGATAAGATAAGCTATGACGAGATGCTTGAGCTTGCAAGCCTTGGAGCTAAGGTGCTTCAAAATCGCTCGGTTGAGCTGGCTAAAAAATTAAACGTAAATTTAGTTACAAGAAGTAGCTTTAATAACAACGAAGGAACATTAATAACAAAGGAAGAGAATATGGAAGCAGTTTTAGTAAGCGGTATAGCACTTGATAAAAACCAAGCAAGAGTTACTCTAAGAGGTGTCGTGGATAAGCCTGGCATAGCTGCTGAAATTTTCTCGGCTCTTGCTGAAAAAAATATAAATGTCGATATGATAATCCAAAACGTAGGGCAAGACGGAACTACGAATTTAGGCTTTACGGTGCCTCAAAACGAGCTTGAAGTAGCCAAAGAGTGCGTGGATAAATTAGCTGCGGCAAAACACGTAGAATACAGCGAAAATATAGTCAAGGTTTCCGTAGTCGGAGTAGGTATGAAAAGCCATAGTGGCGTAGCTTCGCTTGCTTTTAGAACGCTTGCGGATGAGGGCATAAATATACAAATGATCTCGACAAGTGAGATAAAAATTTCCGTTATTGTTGATCAAAAATACGGAGAACTGGCGGTTCGCGCACTACATCAAGCATATAAGCTGGATAAATGA
- a CDS encoding HobA family DNA replication regulator, which yields MSDFIKWTLEAIREQGSLMSWMEERRTEWTPLLASKLKFLLEGRTFIMITDHDRSWFERYFLKNINKPTNSRPILPFMSLRAIYPSFDAISSKEEISLLLDMLSLAFPNGYVLFYVGKSNDKSAQIAKGKDDSYMWLFDEQAQNSFYLSSSDELLDIKLLSLYKLFDKSIDAALFAKVML from the coding sequence ATGAGCGATTTTATAAAGTGGACGTTAGAAGCGATCAGAGAGCAAGGATCGCTAATGAGCTGGATGGAAGAAAGGCGCACGGAATGGACGCCTCTGCTTGCATCCAAGCTTAAATTTTTGCTTGAAGGGCGAACCTTTATCATGATAACCGATCATGACAGAAGCTGGTTTGAGAGATATTTTCTTAAAAATATAAACAAGCCTACAAATTCTCGCCCGATATTGCCGTTTATGTCGCTTAGAGCTATCTATCCTTCCTTTGATGCTATTAGCTCAAAAGAGGAAATTTCACTGCTTTTAGACATGCTAAGCCTTGCTTTTCCAAATGGATATGTTCTCTTTTATGTCGGAAAAAGCAACGACAAAAGCGCGCAGATAGCCAAAGGCAAGGATGATAGCTACATGTGGCTGTTTGACGAGCAAGCGCAAAACAGCTTTTATCTAAGCTCAAGCGACGAGCTTTTGGATATCAAGCTTTTATCGCTTTATAAACTTTTTGATAAAAGCATTGATGCGGCGCTCTTTGCTAAAGTAATGCTTTAG
- a CDS encoding transglutaminase-like domain-containing protein produces the protein MQRRDFFKFSAVVGAASFAPNVVLASSEALKSPNKNRVFDVSFKHSLKEQGKLSRLWVPLLVGNEYQQLVSNYDVSTNAKEHYISDLVIPTLYAGFNENEKDANLELKFRVRTHERNTDFSKVNFNENEKLSPEVEFFLKPTKQIPNTGIVKQKAEEIVKGINGDLEKARAIYTWVANTMQRDNSVIGCGLGDVKAILESGKLVGKCTDINSVFVGLCRAVGIPARELFGIRVGQSRFSNEMGKADENGLAKISGGQHCRAEFYLKGYGWIPVDPADVTKVRLGEKLSNSDEKLNKIREYLFGNWEMCWVGFNYGRDFILKPEPEQIPLNNFGYPYAETDGNTANYYSPKEFSYDYTAQELKA, from the coding sequence ATGCAAAGACGTGATTTTTTCAAATTTAGTGCTGTTGTCGGTGCGGCTAGTTTTGCACCTAATGTTGTTTTAGCTAGTAGTGAAGCGCTCAAGTCTCCTAATAAAAATAGAGTTTTTGACGTTAGCTTTAAGCATAGTTTAAAAGAGCAGGGCAAGCTTAGCAGGCTTTGGGTTCCGCTTCTTGTCGGTAACGAATATCAGCAACTTGTAAGCAACTATGATGTATCGACAAACGCAAAAGAGCACTACATCTCAGATCTTGTGATACCTACGCTTTATGCGGGCTTTAACGAAAACGAAAAAGATGCGAATTTGGAGCTTAAATTTCGTGTCCGGACACATGAGAGAAACACTGATTTTAGCAAGGTAAATTTCAACGAAAACGAAAAACTTAGCCCTGAAGTTGAGTTTTTCTTAAAACCTACCAAGCAAATCCCAAACACAGGAATAGTAAAGCAAAAAGCCGAAGAGATCGTCAAGGGAATTAACGGCGATCTTGAAAAAGCAAGAGCGATATACACTTGGGTTGCAAACACCATGCAGCGTGATAATAGCGTCATAGGATGCGGTCTAGGAGATGTAAAAGCGATACTTGAAAGCGGAAAGCTTGTGGGCAAATGCACCGATATAAACTCCGTTTTTGTAGGGCTTTGCAGAGCAGTTGGGATACCTGCTAGAGAGCTCTTTGGCATAAGAGTTGGTCAAAGCAGATTTTCAAACGAGATGGGCAAGGCGGATGAAAACGGACTTGCTAAAATTTCAGGCGGACAGCATTGCAGGGCGGAATTTTATCTTAAGGGATACGGCTGGATACCCGTAGATCCTGCCGATGTTACTAAAGTGCGTCTGGGCGAAAAGCTAAGCAATAGCGATGAGAAGCTAAACAAAATTCGCGAATATCTCTTTGGCAACTGGGAGATGTGCTGGGTAGGATTTAACTACGGGCGCGACTTCATCTTAAAGCCCGAGCCCGAGCAGATTCCGCTAAACAACTTTGGCTATCCGTATGCGGAAACTGACGGAAATACGGCAAATTATTATTCGCCAAAAGAATTTAGCTACGACTATACCGCACAAGAGTTAAAAGCTTGA